From one Rhodovulum sp. ES.010 genomic stretch:
- the acpS gene encoding holo-ACP synthase — protein sequence MILGIGTDLANIERVQRTLDLFGDRFRTRVFTEVEQRKAERRADVAGTYAKRWAAKEACSKALGTGLRMGIAWKDMSVANLGTGQPVMRLSGWAAERLAEMTPAGHEAIVHVSLTDDHPWAQAFVVIEAVPSGADDPTAP from the coding sequence GTGATCCTCGGCATCGGCACCGATCTGGCCAATATCGAGCGTGTGCAGCGCACGCTCGACCTGTTCGGCGACCGGTTCCGCACGCGCGTCTTCACCGAGGTCGAACAGCGCAAGGCCGAGCGGCGCGCCGATGTAGCGGGCACCTATGCCAAGCGCTGGGCCGCCAAGGAGGCCTGCTCCAAGGCGCTGGGTACCGGGCTGCGCATGGGCATCGCCTGGAAGGACATGAGCGTTGCCAACCTGGGGACCGGACAGCCGGTGATGCGGCTGTCCGGCTGGGCCGCCGAGCGTCTGGCCGAGATGACGCCGGCAGGCCACGAGGCCATCGTCCACGTGTCCCTTACTGACGACCACCCGTGGGCGCAGGCCTTCGTGGTGATCGAGGCGGTGCCCTCCGGCGCCGATGACCCGACGGCGCCTTGA